The genome window TCTAGTTGTGAGAATGATGCTGGTCTACTCACAGAGAACAAATATCTTGTAGAAGATGCTACAAAAACGGATATAAACCCAATTGTCGCGAATCAAAAGCATGATGCAGATCTGTCCAAGGAGAATGGATTTCAAGATACTAAACCACATGATATTCATACGCAAGATCAACTTCTAGAAATGGTTTTAGAACTTTCTTTCCAGATCGATTACATGAAATCTCAATTTCATGAGTTAAATAGAGTCCAGTTGAATTTTGATGGTCATTACccattagagagagaaattCGTCAGGATGAGGATGCAAAGACACTAAATTTAAAGATAGATACTCTTAATAAAGAACTTATGGAAGAAAGACAAACACGAGGTGCTGCTGAGGAGGCTTTGAAGCATCTTCGAGCTGTTTATTCAGAAGCAGATGCAAAGTCGCAAGAGCTTTCTGCTAAACTCGCTGAAGGTTTTACATTCCTCTATTTATATTACATTTGCAAGCTTAATTCCTATTTGTTCACGAGACTACATTATATTCTTTTGAAGTGAAATTGTATTCTGTTTTATTTGTCTAGCTCAACTGAAGATGGATGAACAACTAAAAGAGCGAGATGTTAAGTATTCTGACCTTGATTCCAAATTCAGTAGGCTTCACAAACGTGCTAAACAGCGTATTCAAGAGGTTCAGAAGGTAAAATAGTCTCTAGGTTTTCTTATAAGATGTGTTATAAGTTGTATATATGCAATATGGTCTTGTATATCTCAATGTATACACTGTTCGTTTTTCCTTTCATGCAACTTCACCTTTGAACCATAAACTCAAAGCGCAAGCCAGATTGTTTGTACCACAGTTAGATCTTCAGTCTAATATCACAGAAAAAATTACGAAGTGTCAAATTGAATGCCTCCATCATGTTAGTGctgttcaaaaaaaataaaaaccctTAAAGTGTTATGAGAAACCACTGAAGGGATATTATTATACCTGTAACAATCCCCTTGCTTGAAACGTTTCTTTGGCCTTAATATAGGATCTCTAGGAGCCTATGTTTTGggaatttaatcatatattgTCCAAACTAAATTTTTGGGAATATTGGGTGTAGTTGAGCTCGGACATAAGAGCTCTGCTTCAGCTGTTATACCATGTTAGATGATCAGCTCTGCCAAACCCTTCAGTTTTTGTGATAAGCTGCCAAATGGATCTTACATCTTTAACGATATCCGAATTTTTATACAATATTGGATTCATGTATAATAAGAGCAACACTAACAAGACTATATTTATAAGCCATAAGTTGTTGGAGGAAGTATGTTGGCTGTAGTTGATTGTAGAGTATTTTAGCAACAGGTAGAAATGGAAAGTTAGTTAAAGAGCATGCTAGACtcaataaataagaaaaattttaaaaagggaATAGGGACTTAATGAAGAAGAAAAAAGGGAAAATGGActcaaaaaataagaaaaattaaaaaatattaggtTTGGAAACTCACATCTAACTTCTACTTTGCCAAATTCTCGATTTTTGTGCCACTAGTTTCACTTTGTTTCGATGATTACTGACTTCATATCACtctatatgaaaaaaatatgtttttatttctATGTAAAAggtttcttattttcaaaaatttcataCTTTTTATTATTGTCGTATGTCTTTTATCTAACATTTCATACTTCTTTACTCTTCTCAGCATTAAATGAATACTCTTCACATATAGCACTTCAAATTTAAGTTCTTACTTGAATTAGGGTCCTTAACAAATTTTAACCGGAGGGTAAAAGCAAAATACAAAGAACTAAATTACAAATTAATGGAAGAAAACCTTTAATGTTCTCATGTAACATTTGTATTTGACATCCTTAAAACTTTTTAAAGCATTAAGTCTCATACATAACTATCATAAGACAATAAACACTAATGGGTTTGTttaggtaattttttttttaaaaaaattgttcacTTAAAAGTACTTTCGGttatacttaaaatataatagtttccggcttataacttataagtccacTAGAAATATGGATAAAATTATCACTGATCTATAACTTATAAtgtacaatattaaaaaaacaataaaatactaGAAGTTATCTTCGAAAGGGATAGTATTCATTTTAATGCAATCAAattacaaaaatcaaaataattacacATTTTGTACTTTTCAGGATTCAACTAATTAGTTACTTaaataattagcaaaaaaataataagtcaCTTTTAAGTTACCTTTACATACTGTACAaacaatcaaataattaattactatgtAAGTTTTACTTTAGAAATTACTTATCAGGTGAAACAACAGGATCCATATAGAGCTAGAAGGCCTGTGGTCTGATTTTACCTTCTCTGGCATGGACAAATTTACTCCAGAGGGCAAAACAGAATTTGAAAACTACCGGATTTTTGCTTCCCTTATGCTGTATGAAATGTCTGGTCACCTTCTAATCCTTCACTTGAGGAAGCTGAGTGTGAGCTTTAGTTATTCATTTATGCTTATTTAGCCGAGACCCATGAGATTAGTTTGTACTTTAGAGGAGGAAGATTTAGTAAGCCCCTTGGACGAATTAGGCactcaataaaatattcattttatcGTCTTTTTcctcacacactcacacacacacacacactcatatTAGTATTGTATGCAATTATATCAAACAGGGCTCAGGGACCATAGGATCCAAAGAacacaatatattaaaattttgagggtAGAATATTACATGTGAATCcagaaataaaaatttgtaatttgCCATTTGTGCCTAAGCATCAGCTAGGCATTGCCTGAACCCCAAGAACCAAAAGGCGTTGCGTAGACTATGAAATCCTAGGTAATTGTGATTCCTTTCCAAATTTTAGAGCCTTGGCAAATAAGTGACGCCTATACAACTATCTGTTGTATTATAGCCAAGTCAACCCCTCTTTTTTTGGTAACAAGAAGACGAGGGTTTGAGTTTTAGGCTTTTAGCCGAGGCATTTCTGGGTGTATATGTAAAATCTGTATTGACCTTTACCGAGGAGGTATTAACAACTTTTTAGTCAATTTTATGGATTTTATTAGAATCCACAACTTCCTTCCTATAAGGTTGTATTCTGATTAATACTCGGTTCCCTATTTCGAATTGAGTTTCCCATCCTTCCCTTTCTGTATCAGCTTTGTATTCTGATTAAGGAGTAATTTTAAATACGATACTCCTTAGCTGCTAATGCACATGTTTTGACACCTGGGACATGACctcatctttatttttttattttctttcttgttctttgcgtgcttatattttttaagtaCAGTATATTTTTTTCCCTGTATTAAATTGAATTGTCTTTACGAGTTTCCCCTTTCAGGAAAAAGAAGATATTGAAGCTCAGTTTCGTGATGTCAATGAAAAGTGTGAGAGGGCATTGTTGCAACAGTCTACTTTGCAGGAGGAACTGGAGCGAACACGCCAACAAACTAATGAAACACTGAAAGCTATGGATATTGAGAGGCAACAATTGAGAAGCGCAAACAATAAGTACAATGTCTAGACACTCTTAGAATTGTTTAATATTCACATAAGCCCAATATCTAGTCAAACATATCATAATATCAAGTGTTGAACAAAGCTTGATTAGatacattataattatatatgcgtAACCTATATTGAGACCTAATTAATATAGCTGAATTAAACATAACTCTGGTGCTATCTCTACCTTCTGTCTGTAGGCTTTTATTGGAAGTCTATTATTCTGATCCATGTCGGTGCctcttgtttatcattgcatgcatcatatttttggaaatatcatttaaaattccTAACTACTGATATTCTttattattagcattgtgaAAGGAGTTAGTAATAGCTATTAAGCTGTTTCTAGCTGACATATCTCTCATAGTGGTTTATTCCAACATGCATCTAAAAACTTGATATACAGGCTTCGAGATAACCTAGAAGAGTTGCGCCGTTCTCTCCAACCCAAAGAAGATGCTATTGGAGCGCTACAAAATTCAGTCTTAGAAAAAGAACAGGTAATTGCATATCACTTGGTACTTTTTAAAGCAGGATGACctatttaaaatcatatttttatggCATATACTCTTGGGGGAAAACATCAACAGAAAAGCAAGACTTTTACGTTGTTTACTCTTCGgtaaatttcaacaaaaaagtaaaataatttgaatggAGGACCTATTGCTAGAAGTTTCACATAAATTTGAATTGCTGGATATATGTTGCACTATTTTGATTAGTTTTACTAAGGAAAACTGTGGTATTCTGATTTAAGAGCATCTCCCGTGGGTAAGAACTAAGAACACTTTCATGTATCAGGGATTTACATATATGCCAACTAAGCATCAGGTGGTCATTAAAAAAATGGTCACTGGAAAATGCATAGGGCCACCTTCATCCTAAATTGGTCGACTGTTATACTATATTTCGTTTAATAAATACttttgttatataaatatatatatatatacttggtaatattatattatatttaatatatatacttggtattattatattatatttaattagaatgAAAAggtaaaagataaataaaattaaaaaaatttacttggaGTATTTTTAATTCTgcattttttgtaaattatatatattaatttttcaaatgGAGGAATAGAATGTGTGGTAAGTAATGAATAATATTGGTAATAAACcatattaataaattacatattattaaatatatttgtatatatgcaCTCAAATTGAATGTATAAGATTCAAAGACCTAAGAAGCAGAAGGTAATAATCGTTATGTAATAAAATAAGTCAAAGCACTAAAGTATTTCATGGACTTATCACTTATCAATGCTTCAACGCTGCTATTTTTTGGCCAAGAGGCCCAAGAACCTTCATGAAATACAAGGAATCAAGCATACCTAAATAAACTATTACTAATTGTCTTCTATTGATACTAAGTTAACTAAAGAAGATGACATAGATAAATTATATCTATGTTGCATAATTTATTCTATATTTGTCTAGAAAAACTTTTGTCtagaaaatattttgatatcacAATCGGCTTTTCAGTTTCTTTGtcccttttttatttaatacttaTGTTATTGTAATTGtactttttattttgatttatataacCTATTCATAATCTATCCGTagctaaaattaaaaaagactAAATATTTATGCTAGCTTTTAACTGAAAGCCTGTGTTAAATCGAAAGATATAGTCTTAATACTTCATTACTTCCTTCTATTACTTCAGATATTAACAGTAGTTATTTAGCTTACATCATTTCGAgtattagtatattatatatcacACAATTTAGTAACACATAGAGCatattaagtaaaatattaacaGTTAAGTATGTCTATTTCTAATAGACATGATAAATAGCTAtgatgaaaaattgaaaattctaGGGTACAgacattatttcaaaagaaGTGAGATATGAacataacatataaatcatAACTTTTGAATAAACTTTAGAATAtagataaatataatttgttatattCTTACAACTGTTCATAGCATGGGGACCTGATTTTGGCATAACTAATATTAAAAGACATTCATACGTTAAAAGCACATCGTTGGTTATAGCAAATTTATAACCTGAATCATTCTCAGCTTTTGGAAAATATGCAAGAGCTACTACAAGCAGccgaagagaaaagaaaagctTCGATGACTGAACTCTCTTCTAAACACCGAAAGGTAAATGGTCAGTCCAAAAGAGTTCAAATGTTTTAAACCAGCAATCCACTTGGACTTAATTCTATATAAATTTTCTCACATTTTCCCCTTTCAGCTTGTAGAAAGTTATGAAGCTCAAGTTGCTGATATGATATCAGAAAGAAGCAAAGCAACCGAAACTATCTCTTCTTTGCAGGTACAAGCTGTCATCACCTTATCAGTTTCATTTTGTTTCTTACTTCAGAAATAAGTCAAAAGAAGTGGTAACATGAACGCCAGACCCACAACCTTATTGTCCCACTATAAATTACATTCTTTACTTATTTCATGTTGGGTTTGTAGTGTATCAATGTAAGATGGCAAGTGCTTCTGAATTTTGAGTTAATCAACGTTATCTTATTGAAAACACTTTTACATCATCCAGAAAATGGTTGCAGAGAGGGAGTCAAAAATTGCAGATATGGATGCAGCTTCAAGCGGTGAAGTAGCGCGACTTAGAGCTGCTATTGACACTGTGAAGGGAGAACTTGCGCAACTTAATCAAGAGCATGTATGTTGTGAAGTATTTAAGTACTAgttaacataattttattttattatagctCTAGATGTCATTATATGAAATTCGTCTAATAATGATAAATGGATTTTTTGTTGACATAATTGCTGTTTCTGGGTTATAAGTTGCACATGAAAGGAGTCGGAGTATATTGCCTCTTCATCTTGTGACATGTGTCCGTTTCTTCTGCTAATTTATACTAACTGTGAAGATTAGAGGTTGACCCATTCCAAAACTGTCTGTTCGTCTACTTCAGCTCATACTTAAGCATTCGAATTTTGAGATTACTAACATCATATCAATTCAACTATGCATTTCCTCTTTCTAACCCTGTCTTACTTATTGGATTGGCATCTGGACTTGAAACTTAAGAGTTAATATTATGCACTTAATTTTAATTCTGTTCATGAGATTGGCCTCTGGTGCCGGTGGTTAAAAGGAAAGCTTGTATAAAAGTGTGGGGATATACGTGAATGAAGGGGTGGGCTTTGTATTTACAGATTTACCTGTATAGTATTGTATTGGAAAATGACCTGACCTTAGGACAAGCCCCTGAGGACGCCCTCTGGTCTATTAACTCTTTTTTCAAATAGTCTTACTCAGGTCCAGTTTCGTCTTTCTTGAAAGCAAGAACTTTCTTTCAGATTAGTTATGTACCTGCTCTATTATTTTACAGCCTATAGAGCTGATGATTATCTGGTAGGATACACTTATCTCCTTGTTTATCCCAATTTTACTGTGCTCTGTTATATGTGATGCAGCACAAATTGCTTCTAGAAGTTCATCCTATTTTCCAACTTATGCGAAGTACGTATACAGAATTTTGAAACTGaagtacaaaaataataatacgcACAaccttataatatttttgaaagttATACCCGTTTACATAACTTGGATAGAGGGTGtaaattgtaataataaaatacCATTTTCAACCAAATTTCTTATCTGATAAAGCTTTAAATGGTGACATGCTTATAATCAAAGGATGTTATATTATACAATTCTAATGTTTTAATTcattaatttcatatatttaggagaaagaaaaagagagttggCAGGCCGCCTCAAAGTCACTCAATTGGAAGCTGGAGACTGCAGAGAGTAACTGCATTCGTGCAGAAATTGAAGCAGCTAAAATGAAAAGTACTATAATTGTACTGGATCTTTTGTACTATTTTTGGTGGAAATTGAGGTGTAACCTTCTTTTTTTTGGACAGGTCTGCTAGAATCGGAGTTGTCTGCCAAGACTCGATTGCTAAACACGAGAGACGCTGAGTTACTGACTGCAAAAGAGGAGGTATTCTAGTATTTTAAATGTTATGCTTGCCAATTTTGACTTCAAATAAGATAGTTATGTTCATTTTGTTGTAGGCTGGTAGCCAATTTTGTAGTACCTTCTGATTTTTCATTTTAGAAAACTAACCTCTTTCTAAATTTATAGATTAGGAAGTAGAGCAGTAGTCTGAACAGGATTTAAATTCTCTACTCCTAATACTTAGGACTTTTGAGGTCTATCTTATAAATTGTTTCAAGTAAGGGTTTGTGCTGGTTTAGGTATGCCATGCCCTTAATACTTACTACTTAGGACTTAGGAGCTATTAGCTCATCTCAGCTGTCCTTTACCCTTTTGCTTTCAACAAGCTGCACTCGTAGCTATAGTTCTAATTATATTGTTTGAAACTTGCACTGATTCTTCAGAAATCAGAATCAATGACAGCTGTCATGTCATATTCAATGACTCCTGCTTCTTTACTCTCCATATCCTTTCAAACAAATTCAggattcattttattttatttttgcattttTTGCATCCCCATATCCAATGTTTTTAATCCGGTTAAGCCCACTAGACAAAATTCCTATACAAAAGTTGCATTTCATTTTGTCGCGATTACTGGCTTCAACTTGTGTTTATTACTTCCATGCTCGATGTTTTTTATCATCaccaattctctcaacaattgCTGTCTAGATTATTTAGAGAGGAAAAATAACTGCAATGCCTGTTACTGTTAGTGTTTCTAATTATTTAGAGAGGAAAAGGTGTTCAAGAAGATATGAACAAAAGTATATATGCAGCATTATGAACTAGTCTAGATTTGAGACATTCATGTACTCTAGGTTACTCTACCCTTCACAGACCTTTTAATGCTTCGATCAAGTTACATTATTAATATTATCTATATAGGTAAGGTAACTGTATATCATTTTAGCCGCTGTATAGCCCCTTTCAGTTTAAACTGTTGTGCACAAACAAACTGAACTGTCAGGATCTTAGGTTGACTTTCTTAATATTCTCCAACAAACCTCTCAAACTCTGCCTGAAAAAATGTCTTTCCACTTGCTGAGAATATTTCTGTAATTGATAGTTTAACCGCTGAGATTTGGCCCTTTATCCGCAACAATTTCCATTTGGGCGTAAACACTTCTACGTGCTAATTAGATCAGCTAGTTACACTTTATTTTTTAACGTGATAAAATATACCTTTTTAGTCTGTTTCTTATTTGTATATGCTCTTGAATTTTAACTTGCAGATCACGCGGTTGGATGGTGAATTTGCATCTTACAAGGTGCGTGCACATGCACTTCTTCAAAAAAAGGATGCCGAGCTGGCTGCTGCAAAAAATAATGAACTACTCAAAGATCAGGAAGAAGCATTAAAAGTAACTTTTTGAAGcatttatctttaaaattttgaaatagctTGCTTTTTTGTTGGTTTTGTAATAATTATATGCTTGCTATTTTGTTCTCCTATAGGAAGCGGAGAAAGAAATCTTAGCGGTATCTGCTGAGAGGGATAAGGCACTTAATGATCTAAAGAATGCTCTGGATGATCATGATAAGGAACTTTCTTCAAGGTAATATTATTGGTAGAAATGTCAATAGACGGGCTGAAAGTGAGATATAATAATTCTTTGGTAATGCGATTTGCTTTCTTACATTATTCTTGCCTCATTTTTGTTACttgtaataaaatttgaagGCTTCGGATGCATGATATAATGTTCT of Daucus carota subsp. sativus chromosome 3, DH1 v3.0, whole genome shotgun sequence contains these proteins:
- the LOC108214647 gene encoding protein GRIP, with protein sequence MSSGEVEDSKVLEMPVKDSLDADTVDINYENVEHLPMKNESHAEDVINAEENHTASSCENDAGLLTENKYLVEDATKTDINPIVANQKHDADLSKENGFQDTKPHDIHTQDQLLEMVLELSFQIDYMKSQFHELNRVQLNFDGHYPLEREIRQDEDAKTLNLKIDTLNKELMEERQTRGAAEEALKHLRAVYSEADAKSQELSAKLAEAQLKMDEQLKERDVKYSDLDSKFSRLHKRAKQRIQEVQKEKEDIEAQFRDVNEKCERALLQQSTLQEELERTRQQTNETLKAMDIERQQLRSANNKLRDNLEELRRSLQPKEDAIGALQNSVLEKEQLLENMQELLQAAEEKRKASMTELSSKHRKLVESYEAQVADMISERSKATETISSLQKMVAERESKIADMDAASSGEVARLRAAIDTVKGELAQLNQEHEKEKESWQAASKSLNWKLETAESNCIRAEIEAAKMKSLLESELSAKTRLLNTRDAELLTAKEEITRLDGEFASYKVRAHALLQKKDAELAAAKNNELLKDQEEALKEAEKEILAVSAERDKALNDLKNALDDHDKELSSRDSALYKAEQQIKNMETKLNSLLSSHASEKAKWEKNQQNLEEAWRLRYEALKAQNQLASSENPQKELENLKLNFKKLKEEHDSFRDLADKLIEEKDTEISRLLNDNKNLHQSLSSKTLVNSFDNQNTVPQKQDSASFSTSAAEHQILILARQQAQREEELAQSQRHILVLQEEIEELERENRLHSQQEAMLKEEVRNMERMQKRGGVDMTYLKNVILKLLETGEVGALLPVVAMLLQFSPEEMQKCQQAYRSSAEVQSTPGTDATGSGLSLFSRFSFS